The Ascaphus truei isolate aAscTru1 chromosome 20, aAscTru1.hap1, whole genome shotgun sequence genome includes the window TTCAAACttaaaatgttttggccaaaatattgACCTAAATGTCTCATACTtctgagaagaaaaaacatatagaaattaaTACAAAATAATATTGGACGAGAATTGGGCTTGTTTGGTTACGGTTATATActtgaggtcactttcccagtaatGCTCCAGTTGGCACAATtcaatatgtataaatatataatactgtgaaAATGGGGATTGAGCTCACAAAGTTTGTgcatttcttcttcttcttcttcttcttcttcttcttcttcttcttcttcttcttcttcttcttcttcttcttcttcttcttctcctcccACACAGGGTTTATCTTCAGGCATTATAATCTGTGACTTGTGTACAACTTCCTAACCTGATGACAAACCACATGAGTAATACTAATGTCTCACATCTAACCATGTGAATAGCAAAGGTTTGCCATTATTTGAGGATCTAATTGTAAGATGAATGTCTCAGGACCTCTGAATAAGGTCGTGTTTGCTATTCATGTGTTTTCTTTACCTGAgaccaccctgtccttatcagagagtcgATACAGACAAATTGGGAGATAGAAAGGTGTTACTTGTGCACAATATTGTgaatacaaaactaactaaaaaaaactctctaccagcgcttgatccaagtgatagactaattggtgtgataacaacaattgagtgattacaatgtgattacatatgcagccaagggggcaataaacaatggATTTGTTCAAATCCAATatcatacagatacaaatacaaaaaatgtccccggcgcaaagtgcgGTGATGATatttacagtaccatatcgaaagacagtcctgtttgaaaagtcagtcctggtagtagaatgattcatcaacaatgtgaggtagattttcctctaggcgtgttcccttatgttgtctgcaataacagataaagaaaacacaccattgcgcagtatacagactcaattgccccaacctgaagaggaaaatccctacttacaggatattttcttgttcattcgggggagagaatctgttctttggctctcttcctccaccttgatctccacaggcccctcgtggttcctaaggtggctctcttcaactcggtctgcgtcgtcccagtagcagcatacaccgcaacaatcgtggttggagaaaattgaaagacagcctagtgtactccgcaaattttatttaacaatgttaaaaagcagcgatgttacactcacattttgcgagggcaaacatgccgctcaagaatgccgtccgcagcctgtgtccactcgatggtgtgttgttcacgacgtcgcACGCCAACCGATGATGTCAGCGGCGCAGCgcccgaagttctccccacaccacgagatgcaacgcaggtgacagcttacaacgtgcactgtactaggctcctcctctctacgcatttcgtgacgctacgtcacttcctcaggagatgaaggagtccagtacactggtgccttaagtacgccgctgacgtcatcggttggcgtgcgacgtcgtgaacaacacaccatcgagtggacacaggctgcggacggcattcttgagcggcatgtttgccctcgcaaaatgtgagtgtaacatcgctgctttttaacattgttaaataaaatttgcggagtacactaggctgtctttcaattttctccaaccacggttgttgcggtgtatgctgctactgggacgacgcagaccgagttgaagagagccaccttaggaaccacgaggggcccgtggagatcaaggtggaggaagagagccaaagaacagattctctcccccgaatgaacaagaaaatatcctgtaagtagggattttcctcttcaggttggggcaattgagtctgtatactgcgcaatggtgtgttttctttatctgttattgcagacaacataagggaacacgcctagaggaaaatctacctcacattgttgatgtatcattctactaccaggactgacttttcaaacaggactgtctttcgatatggtactgtaaatatcatcaccacactttgcgccggggacattttttgtgcACAATATTATTGAAAGTGCACAAGACATCCGATACAAGGGAGCAGCCAAAGGAAATCTAACTCCTCTCACGTCTCAGCTCCCTGTGTACAAACCCCTCTCATGTCTCAGCACCCTATGTAcaaacccctctcacctctcagcTCACACTGTATACAATACCCTCACGTTTCAGCTCTCCCTCTGTACAATCCCCTCTCACGTCTCAGCTCTCCCTGTGTACAATCCCCTCTCACGTCTCAGCTCTTCCTGTGTACAATCCCCTCTCATGTCTCAACTCACCCTGTGTACAAACCTCTCTCACGTCTGAGCTCACCCTGCGTACAAACCACTCTCACCTCTCAGCTCACCCTCTGTACAGTCCCCTCTCACGTCTCAGCTCTCCCTGTGTACAAACCCCTCTCACATCTCAGCTCCCTGTGTACAAACTCACCGCtataaataatgtataaaaaTAAAGAATACAGCAGGTGTCAGATTTTGTAAATAAACAATGTCAACCACCTCCTGTAGATATAACCTCTTAAATAAGTCCATGGCATTAGAAACATTTGACACAAGGACATTAAGTCACTTGTCCAGGGTCACACAGAGATCTGACACTGTCATCCAAACCAGGGTCACCTACTACAAAAACTTAACACTACCCTAGCCCTTCAGCCCTTAAGTGTTCATATGTGAAGAATAAAAATAACTGTCAATGAAAGGACCATTAGAAATCTGAACATATTTTTACATAAACATGTCAATATCTTATATTAATAAGTGTTGTTATTCTCTTCATATGGATAATGCGTATTGTGTATTTCTGCTTTAAATCAATCATTTACTAAATATCTATTCATCAGAATAGAATTAAAAAGATAGTGTAACATGCTTATTAATTGCGTCTAGGTGATATTACTGAACACACGGGTGTTGACTCCATACTGTTTGCTGGGTATGTAAGTGACTGTATCACAGCACCTGACAAAGGGCTCGTGCTGCCCAATATGTTGCATGTCTTGAATATATCTATAACGTTTTAATCTACTTCTTTAACATGTATTTATTGAACCACAAAGTGTGAAAAACAGATGTGGCAGCTTCTCTTTTAAATATTGGATTTATTTGTCAAGGTTTAGACATAGCTGATACGTATGCTGATTTGTGTTATTATAGAACACaaaggagggggggatagggggtgaTCACAAAATCATACTAATTGAATTGATAAtgaatacacaaatatatattgataATCATAAAGTGGGTGCAGACTGTGAGCTGAAACGTGAATCAGAAAAACAAAGGAGTACAAATGGTTGaactcctaaaagaattcactaaactgcacaccactggAGTTAAAATATACCATTTAatgatttacttaaaacatatattatatgTTAGTGTAAGCTGAAACAGGAGACTActaacactacattaaaacagctccaagtaggagactgacaacattgcacgtCCAATATTTCACTGCTTTGCTAGCTGCCCCATGAGTGTTAGTCATTGAGTCTACACTTATGGTGCTAACACCCTCTACTCTAGATGTAACTTGATATACTATTGGGGTCTTTGAATAGCATATTATTATACTAGGTGGAGCTCCTATCAATTTTATTGTAATACTTCTCTCCTCACTGATTTTCACATCTTTTATTATTTGTTCTGTTAGCTGATCCAGAGGGGTATCTAATAGTACTCTTAGTCCCCTACACCCTACCACATTCAATTGGTAAATAGGGCTTTTCCATCATAATAATTAGGTGACCTAGGTGCTAAGTACTGTTGATTTAATTCCTTTTTAATCACGTTACACActcctttggtaatatatgttttaagtaaatcatTAAAAGGTATATTTTACCTccagtggtgtgcagtttagtgaattcttttaggagtcCAACCATTTGTACTCCTTTGTTTTTCTGATTTGTGTTATTATAGCATCAGGAATTTCTACATTTGTTCCTGGTTTTGTATTTATCTATTTATTGACTATTCCTTGAGACACCTTCTAGTACCAGAAGAAGACATCTTATGGCCCATTCAGTGAATGATATAAaaggtgtattctggtgctgggaAGAGTCTTATGGATTAGTTCCAATTGGTAAGTAGAGTCCAATAGGTCAGGTCTATTTTTACATTGCATATTTCAACATACTGTAGATATCAATTTAAATAGCAGCCATTACATGATGATAGATGGTGTATGGTTGCTGCAAGTTGTGGTAAATATTAACTGATCAATGTGACTGATACAGGCATATCTAGAAGCATTCTACTCTGCATGATGATAGATGCAAAGCTGTTAATCCATggatactgtacatggttacTGTTAAGATTTCTAATGGTCCAGTAATGACAGCTTAGGACATTACTAAAATCTTTATAACTGTATTGTAATGTGTGTTacactgagctctctctctcattgAAATGATACAGGGAAGATGCCAATCCATTTGAGATCCAACTTTTCTTCCCATCACTCAACGAATCAGGACAATCAGAGGACAGTCAGAGAATTCCTGCTTTTGGGATTTCCAGATCTTCACGGCCTCAAGATATTAGTTTTCTCATTGTTACTCATAGTTTACATTGGAACAGTTGCTGGGAACGTCCTAATCATTGGGTTAGTGTCAACCAGTAAGCAGCTCCACTCCCCGATgtactttttcctctgcaatttATCTTTATCTGACATCTTGCTCATCACAAATATTGTGCCTCAAATGCTGCAGGTTATATTGGAAGAAGGGGCCACCATCTCTTTTACTAGCTGCATAACACAGTTATATATCAATGGTGTTTCAGCATCCGCTGAATGCTTTCTTCTCACAGTGATGTCCTATGACCGATACTTGGCTATCTGTAACCCGTTGCATTACTCCAGCATTATGGGCGCCAGTCTATGCTATACTTTAGTTACTCTGTGTTGGATGTTAGGGTTTATGTTGATACTTATTGCAGCATGGCTAATATGTGAATTACAATTTTGTGGCCCCAATGTCATTGACCATTTCTACTGTGAACTTGGTCCTTTGTTAGAACTGTCTTGCTCAGATACGTCCATTGTGGAAATAGCAATGTTTGTGGAAACCCTCCCTATAATTATTTTCCCTTTTGTGTTTGTCCTATTAACATATGTTTATATCTTACTAACCATTCTCAAGATCCCCTCCACCACTGGGAAacagaaagccttctccacctgcagctctcatctaGCAGTTGTCTGCACATATTATGGGACGCTGATTGCAAAGTACATGGTTCCATCCAGAGGACATTTACAGAACCTAAACAAGGTCCTATCTCTGCTGTACACAGTAGTCACTCCATTATTCAATCCCATAATATATAGCCTGAGGAATAAGGAGATCAGAGCAGCTCTGAGGAAATGTATCTGGATGGTAATAGGAAGGAAACAACTCTAAGTGAATGTAAATGTAGTTGAGAGAGCTTCGTAGACCTCcgcaataaataataaaaaaaaaaaaccagacccCATAAATAACTTTATGACTTCCCTAAGACTGCCAAAATACCATAGGATGccttgcaaaataaaaaaaacctaccTTGAAGGTCCCACTCTTTTTCCTCAAAGGAAGCTTTCCTGCTGATGAGCTGGACAACGGTGGATcctcctcacgctctccccgtgCATCTTGTAACTCTGAGCTAGAAAGAAAAGATCATTCAGGTATCACAAACCAGTACCTGGATAACCTCTTTAGATGCACGCGAGAACCTTTCCAGGCGAATCTACACAAATCTGAGTAAGAATGCAAGGAGGAAATAGATTCACTGGGACAAAGAAAGGTGTAGttagaaaacaaaatggaggatTCTCTACATCTACAAGCTAGTACAGCTGACTTAAACTCATTGAGGAGCTGAGGGTATTAAAGTATAGTCTGAAGGACCCAGAGAATTTGGAAGATGCAGAACCTCAAGATTGGAAATATCCCTTAAACAATCTCCACAGAGAACCTCCAATCTTATTTAAAGGGACTATTTATATTGACTGACCAGGAAGAAAACAACCTGTAAACAAAGAGCATTGGGCTGGTGGTCCACAATtctgtaaatatatatgtttgttttGTTCCTCAGATTCAATGCCGGTTCGTAAGCACTGAAAATACCATGAGAGCCTTCTAGTGTGAAAATACAGTCTTTGACACAGGTTTCCTGAAGTTCAAATATTTACTGTTGAGACATTTTACAATCCCAAGCATCAGTTCATCACAGATAAGATGTTGTCAGGTTATAGAAGCCGAGCAGTCTTTTTTTTCTAGGACCCTAATCACAACCCTGAGAGTTAAGATATTATTAGGCCTCCTGAAAAGATATATGTTTTTCTGGGATGATCAGATAAATGGGCTTGATGCCCAGTTGTCAACACTACACTGTGCCCCCTACTTTTAATGGAGGGGAGATACTACAATTGAAAGGCTTACTAACACCTACTGCTAACAAGATTCTAAATGTGTTATTAATGTGCCATGTGAATGTGTTTCAAAAACATATATACTAGTTACCTTAGCGTCAAAGCATCACTGCCATCAGCGGGAGAACCACTAACAAATGAAAAGGTACAAATAAAGTGACCTGGGTGGAGGCTATAAAGGACCCAGCAAAATTTATGTACATATGTTTATAGTTACATATTTTTAGGAAATTAAAgggaataatataaataatagcgTCCATCTGAATATACCCCTCTGGATGACTCCAAGGCTCTGGGCATCCCCCTGAGGTCTCTATGCCCAAAATGCTGATCGCATTAAGGATTGTCATTCTCTTTGCTCCTGGACGTTTTCACCACCCATTCTCCCTCGAAATCTAATGTTTCCTTTTTATTTCTCTTGCCCTTCTGTGCCCTTTAGTTTTCCCAAttcccctccccaatctcctgtgTGACTCCCACCCCAATAATGTATTTACCTGTTTTCTGAAATAGGAAAGCAAAGGGAAAACCAATGGTCAATGTCGCCTCTAAACTcctggggagagaatggagagattgAGAGACATTATAGATGGATAAGTACCTCACTTTGGCTAAACATCTTCCAATAAAAAGTATTTAATTGAATGTTAAAGGTCTCCATTCTAATAGGACGAGAACGCTTCATCATCAGAATGTAAAAGATGGAAGGGGGATACTGTACTATATTCTTACTAGAGACTCATTTTGTTGATCAAGACCCTACAAATACATATAGGAAAACATACCCAACAACACTCTTCTCATTATTTAATAGTAAAGAGGAGTAGCTATATAAAGAAGCATGATGTTCCTTGACAGATTCAGGGTGTCCAGAAAGATCCAGAAGGCAGTTTATTGATAATTCATGGCCTTCTCTCAGGCTCGAGTATAACCCTGGTAAACGTACAGTACACACTCCTAACGAATGACAATCGGATTTCTTAAAAG containing:
- the LOC142470995 gene encoding olfactory receptor 11A1-like gives rise to the protein MYFFLCNLSLSDILLITNIVPQMLQVILEEGATISFTSCITQLYINGVSASAECFLLTVMSYDRYLAICNPLHYSSIMGASLCYTLVTLCWMLGFMLILIAAWLICELQFCGPNVIDHFYCELGPLLELSCSDTSIVEIAMFVETLPIIIFPFVFVLLTYVYILLTILKIPSTTGKQKAFSTCSSHLAVVCTYYGTLIAKYMVPSRGHLQNLNKVLSLLYTVVTPLFNPIIYSLRNKEIRAALRKCIWMVIGRKQL